From the genome of Nicotiana sylvestris chromosome 2, ASM39365v2, whole genome shotgun sequence, one region includes:
- the LOC104212532 gene encoding probable indole-3-acetic acid-amido synthetase GH3.1 gives MAIATSTASSPLGRPACEKDAKALQFIEEMTRNVDSVQEKVLAEILSRNDNAEYLQRFKLRGGTDRNTFKSKVPVVTYEEIQPDIQRIASGDRSLIFSSHPISEFLTSSGTSAGERKLMPTIEEELDRRQLLYSLLMPVMNLYVPGLDKGKGLYFLFIKAETKTPGGLLARPVLTSYYKSDQFKTRPYDPYNVYTSPNEAILCVDSFQSMYTQMLCGLLMREQVLRVGAVFASGLLRAIRFLQLNWQQLAKDIAYGTLNTRVSDPSIKECTSKILKPNPELAEFVIKECEGQNWEGIITRIWPNTKYLDVIVTGAMAQYIHTLDYYSGGLPKACTMYASSECYFGLNLNPMCRPSEVSYTIMPNMCYCEFIPHDPINPATISPDSPPRLVDLADVEMGREYELVITTYAGLCRYRVGDILQVTGFHNSAPQFKFIRRKNVLLSIDSDKTDEAELQKAVENATQILRPHDTSVVEYTSYADTKTIPGHYVIYWELLIKDPNNSPSHDVLNKCCLAMEESLNSVYRQCRVADNSIGPLEIRVVKKGTFEELMDYAISRGASINQYKAPRCVNFTPILELLDSRVISVHFSPTAPHWTPERRRLQL, from the exons ATGGCCATAGCTACTAGTACTGCTTCATCTCCTCTTGGCCGTCCAGCATGTGAGAAAGATGCTAAGGCCCTTCAGTTTATTGAGGAGATGACTAGAAACGTTGATTCAGTCCAAGAAAAGGTCTTGGCTGAAATCTTAAGTCGAAATGACAATGCTGAGTACCTTCAAAGATTTAAGCTTCGTGGTGGTACTGACCGTAACACATTCAAGTCCAAAGTACCAGTTGTCACATACGAGGAAATCCAACCTGATATTCAGCGTATTGCCAGTGGTGATCGTTCTCTGATTTTCTCATCTCATCCCATCTCCGAGTTCCTCACTAG CTCGGGGACATCTGCTGGTGAGAGAAAGCTGATGCCCACAATTGAAGAGGAGCTAGACCGGAGACAGCTATTGTACAGCCTTCTCATGCCCGTCATGAATCT GTATGTACCTGGACTAGACAAAGGGAAAGGCTTGTACTTTCTATTTATAAAGGCAGAAACCAAGACTCCTGGTGGACTACTTGCCAGACCAGTCCTAACGAGTTACTACAAAAGTGACCAGTTCAAGACTAGGCCATACGATCCATACAATGTGTATACAAGTCCTAACGAGGCTATTCTCTGCGTCGACTCTTTCCAGAGCATGTATACTCAAATGCTTTGTGGCCTTCTCATGCGAGAACAAGTCCTTCGAGTAGGGGCCGTTTTTGCCTCTGGTCTACTTCGTGCCATTCGTTTTCTTCAACTCAATTGGCAGCAACTTGCTAAGGATATCGCATATGGGACACTAAACACTAGAGTTTCTGACCCTTCTATCAAGGAATGCACGTCCAAAATACTTAAACCAAATCCTGAACTTGCTGAGTTCGTTATCAAGGAGTGTGAAGGTCAGAATTGGGAAGGGATCATTACTAGAATTTGGCCAAATACAAAGTACTTGGATGTGATCGTCACAG GTGCAATGGCTCAATATATCCATACACTAGACTATTATAGTGGTGGTTTACCAAAGGCTTGCACCATGTATGCATCTTCCGAGTGTTATTTTGGCCTTAATTTGAACCCAATGTGCAGACCATCTGAAGTATCTTACACCATAATGCCTAATATGTGCTACTGTGAGTTTATCCCTCATGACCCAATCAACCCTGCAACGATTTCTCCTGACTCACCACCCCGTCTCGTGGACCTGGCTGATGTGGAAATGGGAAGAGAGTACGAGCTCGTGATCACAACCTACGCCGGATTATGTCGTTACAGAGTTGGTGATATTCTCCAGGTCACTGGGTTTCACAACTCGGCCCCTCAGTTCAAATTCATAAGGAGGAAGAACGTGCTATTGAGCATTGATTCGGACAAAACCGATGAGGCCGAGTTGCAAAAGGCAGTTGAGAACGCTACGCAAATTTTGCGACCACATGACACAAGTGTGGTTGAATACACTAGCTACGCCGACACTAAAACAATTCCAGGACATTATGTGATCTATTGGGAATTACTTATAAAGGACCCAAATAATTCTCCGAGTCACGATGTATTGAACAAATGTTGCTTGGCTATGGAAGAATCATTGAATTCAGTTTATCGACAGTGCAGAGTTGCAGATAATTCAATTGGACCATTGGAAATTAGGGTAGTGAAAAAGGGAACATTTGAAGAGCTAATGGACTATGCAATTTCTAGAGGTGCATCTATAAATCAGTACAAGGCTCCTAGGTGTGTCAATTTTACCCCTATCTTGGAATTACTAGACTCCAGGGTAATTTCAGTGCACTTTAGTCCAACTGCTCCTCACTGGACCCCAGAACGACGACGTTTACAACTCTGA